In one window of Leguminivora glycinivorella isolate SPB_JAAS2020 chromosome 10, LegGlyc_1.1, whole genome shotgun sequence DNA:
- the LOC125230246 gene encoding COP9 signalosome complex subunit 7b: MNAMSMDRDEPSSLLSFSSNHPLEQFVLLAKGAKGSGAAELIKQVLEAPGVHVFGELLEVPNILELENGPYATHFNTLNLFAYGTYKDYLDNKSDYLELTPVQCKKLQHLTIATLATQEKLIPYSVLLKELDIKNVRDLEDLIIEAIYADIIHGKLDQECKRVEVDVAIGRDARLEDASAIADVLADWCNSCEAVLSSVDRHIQRANHHKQRAIRHQQTIEQEIIFLKKTLKPQADTEDSASGGGCDNHSAPKKSSGKGKIPRNAPKFWQKNT, from the exons ATGAATGCTATGTCCATGGATAGGGACGAGCCTTCGTCGCTCCTGAGTTTTTCGTCAAACCACCCATTGGAACAGTTTGTGCTTTTAGCAAAGGGTGCCAAGGGTTCTGGTGCTGCAGAACTGATCAAACAAGTGCTCGAAGCCCCAGGAGTGCACGTATTTGGCGAGCTGTTGGAAGTACCGAACATCTTAGAG CTTGAAAATGGTCCATACGCGACTCACTTCAACACACTCAACCTCTTCGCTTACGGCACCTACAAAGACTATCTAGACAACAAATCTGACTACCTAGAGCTCACACCTGTTCAGTGCAAGAAACTCCAACACCTGACCATTGCGACACTTGCTACGCAGGAGAAGCTGATCCCATACAGTGTGCTGTTAAAGGAACTCGATATTAAGAATGTTAGGGATCTGGAGGATCTTATTATTGAAGCTATTTACGCTG acATCATTCACGGTAAATTAGACCAAGAATGCAAACGCGTGGAAGTAGACGTGGCGATCGGGCGAGACGCCCGTTTGGAGGATGCCTCGGCCATCGCTGACGTCCTAGCTGACTGGTGTAACTCGTGCGAGGCTGTGCTCAGCTCTGTGGACCGCCATATTCAGCGAGCTAACCATCATAAGCAGCGTGCTATCAGACATCAACAGACTATTGAACAAGAG ATAATATTCCTCAAGAAGACCTTGAAACCTCAAGCCGACACGGAAGACTCTGCATCAGGCGGCGGCTGCGACAACCACTCGGCGCCCAAGAAGAGCTCCGGCAAGGGCAAAATCCCCCGCAACGCTCCCAAGTTTTGGCAGAAGAACACGTAG